In Fortiea contorta PCC 7126, one genomic interval encodes:
- a CDS encoding DUF7219 family protein produces the protein MVNKDDFLYPRGRYYGQVKPENLVFNANLQEFAQKVSYICNLETGGKLPPDEAYEQIKALWKHLKQTKKQLKIGEDPFNSDPDQSSD, from the coding sequence ATAGTGAACAAAGATGATTTTCTCTATCCTCGGGGGCGCTACTATGGTCAAGTAAAGCCAGAGAATTTAGTATTTAATGCTAATCTACAAGAATTTGCTCAGAAAGTAAGTTATATATGTAACTTAGAAACTGGGGGAAAGTTACCGCCTGATGAGGCCTATGAGCAAATCAAAGCTCTTTGGAAGCATTTAAAACAAACAAAGAAACAACTGAAAATCGGAGAGGATCCTTTTAACAGCGATCCAGATCAATCTTCAGATTGA
- a CDS encoding GAF domain-containing protein, with protein sequence MTLPSPGSVLATLTELTQVNRTQALLRRVKDLSVNEFVCLLDFITAEFQQFLRAIELINNEALETMLEKVLEAITLKIGQILQAQNTAIFLVDYDKNQLWSKVPQDNTQKFLEIRTPITVGIPGHVASTGQYLNIAEAATHPLFSPELEKQLGYKMRNILCMPVMSSKNQTVAVVQLANKTGNIPFNVDDEERFRDFAASIGIILESCQSFYVAARNQRGATALLRATQTLGQSLDLEATLQIVMEQARILMQADRSTLFLYRKEMRELWTKVAAAADDSKMMEIRIPSNRGIAGYVASTGEAVNIPDAYKDPRFDPTTDNKTGYFTRNILCLPVFNSANELIGVTQLINKQQGSFTASDEEFMRAFNIQAGIALENARLFENVLLEKQYQKDILQSLSDAVISTDMEGRIVTINDAALELLGCPLGETNSKNNKHLWEQNLIGRLVWEVVPIENLQMRLEDSLKVGARHYVPEQSLTVGLYQVMSAEYQVVNGNENLGKDNFCSSPLESDARHPSESHRNRRSFGHHSNKRSLPQRELLYTSGSSILVVRDRSNPDVFIPWNQPLTPQSEFLRASEVQQLERSMNLTVNPLTNPEGGVRGGLVVLEDISQEKRLKTTMYRYLTPHVAEQVMALGEDALMVGERKEVTILFSDIRGYTTLTESLGAAEVVSLLNQYFETMVEAVFNYEGTLDKFIGDALMAVFGAPLPLTENHAWRAVQAALDMRQRLAEFNQRRIIQAQPQIRIGIGISSGEVVSGNIGSHKRMDYTVIGDGVNLSSRLEGVTKEYGCDIILSEFTYQLCSDRIWVRELDKIRVKGKHQAVNIYELISDRTTALDAATEEFLLYYQHGRAAYLASEFSQAIVHFTAAKRIRPTDQAVKIHLERAHNYRQTPPPDSWDGVWAMIAK encoded by the coding sequence ATGACACTTCCTAGCCCTGGTAGCGTATTGGCTACGTTAACTGAATTAACTCAAGTTAACCGTACCCAAGCCCTACTGCGTCGCGTGAAAGACCTTTCGGTTAATGAATTTGTCTGTTTACTTGACTTTATTACGGCTGAGTTTCAGCAATTCTTAAGAGCGATTGAATTGATCAATAATGAAGCTCTAGAAACCATGTTAGAGAAGGTGCTAGAAGCGATTACACTCAAAATTGGTCAAATTCTCCAAGCACAAAACACAGCTATTTTTCTAGTAGATTACGACAAAAACCAACTGTGGTCAAAAGTTCCCCAAGATAACACTCAAAAATTCTTAGAAATTCGCACACCAATTACAGTTGGTATTCCTGGTCATGTCGCTAGTACAGGTCAATATTTAAATATAGCAGAAGCTGCTACCCATCCTCTATTTAGCCCAGAATTAGAAAAACAATTGGGCTATAAAATGCGTAATATTTTATGTATGCCAGTGATGAGTAGTAAAAACCAGACTGTAGCCGTAGTGCAACTGGCAAATAAAACTGGAAATATTCCTTTTAATGTTGATGATGAGGAACGGTTCCGAGATTTTGCCGCTTCCATTGGCATTATATTAGAAAGCTGTCAATCTTTTTATGTGGCGGCTCGTAATCAGCGAGGGGCGACAGCTTTGTTACGGGCGACTCAAACCCTAGGACAAAGTTTAGATTTAGAAGCTACTTTGCAGATTGTGATGGAGCAAGCACGAATTTTAATGCAAGCAGACCGCAGCACGCTATTTTTATATCGCAAAGAAATGAGGGAACTCTGGACAAAAGTAGCTGCAGCGGCTGATGATTCAAAAATGATGGAAATTCGTATTCCCTCCAACCGAGGAATTGCTGGTTATGTGGCTTCAACTGGGGAAGCAGTGAATATCCCCGATGCTTATAAAGACCCTCGCTTCGACCCCACTACAGATAACAAAACTGGATATTTTACTCGAAATATTTTATGTTTACCTGTCTTCAATTCTGCTAATGAATTAATTGGCGTGACACAGTTAATTAATAAACAGCAAGGTAGTTTTACTGCTTCTGATGAAGAATTCATGCGGGCTTTTAATATTCAAGCTGGAATTGCTTTAGAAAATGCTCGTTTATTTGAAAATGTTTTATTAGAAAAGCAATATCAAAAAGATATCCTCCAGAGTTTATCAGATGCAGTAATTTCTACAGATATGGAAGGTCGAATCGTCACAATTAATGATGCGGCTCTGGAATTATTGGGTTGTCCCTTGGGAGAAACTAATAGCAAAAATAATAAGCATTTATGGGAACAGAATTTAATTGGGCGATTGGTTTGGGAGGTTGTCCCAATTGAAAATCTGCAAATGCGCTTGGAAGATAGTTTAAAAGTGGGAGCGAGACATTATGTCCCAGAACAGAGTTTAACAGTGGGACTGTATCAAGTGATGAGTGCTGAGTATCAAGTGGTGAATGGAAATGAGAATTTAGGAAAAGATAATTTTTGTTCATCACCGCTAGAGTCAGATGCTCGTCATCCGAGCGAGTCTCACCGAAATCGCCGCAGCTTTGGGCATCATAGCAACAAGCGATCGCTCCCACAACGAGAACTTTTATACACATCTGGTTCTTCAATTTTAGTAGTGCGCGATCGCTCTAATCCAGATGTATTTATTCCTTGGAATCAACCCCTCACCCCCCAGTCGGAATTTTTAAGAGCGAGTGAGGTACAGCAATTAGAACGCAGCATGAATCTCACCGTTAATCCCCTAACTAACCCAGAAGGAGGTGTGCGGGGTGGTTTGGTGGTTTTGGAAGATATTAGCCAAGAAAAGCGGTTGAAAACCACCATGTATCGCTACCTCACACCCCATGTCGCTGAACAGGTGATGGCTTTGGGGGAAGATGCTTTGATGGTAGGTGAGCGCAAGGAAGTGACTATTCTATTTTCTGATATTCGCGGTTACACCACTCTGACAGAAAGTCTGGGCGCGGCTGAAGTAGTATCGCTGCTCAATCAGTATTTTGAGACAATGGTAGAAGCAGTGTTTAACTACGAAGGCACCTTAGATAAATTTATCGGTGATGCTTTAATGGCCGTGTTTGGTGCGCCATTACCCTTGACAGAAAATCATGCTTGGCGCGCGGTACAAGCAGCATTAGATATGCGCCAAAGGCTAGCAGAATTTAATCAGCGACGGATTATCCAAGCGCAACCACAAATCCGGATTGGGATTGGGATTAGCTCTGGGGAAGTGGTTTCTGGTAACATTGGTTCCCACAAGCGGATGGATTACACCGTGATTGGCGATGGTGTGAATTTAAGTTCGCGTTTAGAGGGTGTGACTAAAGAGTATGGATGTGATATTATTTTAAGTGAATTTACTTATCAGTTGTGCAGCGATCGCATTTGGGTACGTGAATTAGATAAAATTCGCGTCAAAGGCAAACATCAAGCGGTAAATATCTACGAACTAATAAGCGATCGCACCACTGCCCTAGATGCTGCCACCGAGGAATTTTTGCTGTATTATCAGCATGGGCGCGCTGCTTATTTAGCAAGCGAATTTAGTCAGGCGATCGTCCACTTCACAGCAGCTAAACGGATCCGACCTACAGACCAAGCTGTCAAAATTCACCTAGAACGTGCTCATAATTACCGACAAACACCACCTCCAGATTCCTGGGATGGTGTGTGGGCGATGATTGCGAAGTGA
- a CDS encoding DUF1257 domain-containing protein: MSHFSTLRTKITDAEILKASLRDLGISVKTEADVRGYNGQRVRSDIVAMLEGEYDLGWSRNSDGSFDLIADLWGVAKKHNQTELINSINQKYAVNKTLAEVKQRGLQNANVKLVLQ; encoded by the coding sequence ATGTCTCATTTTAGCACTCTGCGCACCAAGATCACCGATGCCGAAATCCTCAAAGCTTCCTTGCGCGACCTCGGTATCAGCGTAAAGACTGAAGCTGATGTTCGTGGTTATAACGGTCAGCGCGTCCGTTCTGATATCGTTGCCATGTTGGAAGGTGAATATGACCTCGGCTGGTCTCGCAACAGCGATGGTTCTTTTGACCTAATCGCTGACTTGTGGGGTGTTGCTAAAAAGCACAACCAAACCGAATTGATCAACTCAATCAACCAAAAGTATGCAGTTAACAAGACCTTGGCTGAAGTAAAACAGCGCGGTCTGCAAAACGCCAATGTGAAATTGGTATTGCAATAA
- a CDS encoding glycosyltransferase family 4 protein: protein MRIALFTETFLPKIDGIVTRLCYTIEHLQRDGNQVLVIAPSGGVAEYKGARVYGVSGFPLPLYPELKIALPRPAIGSVLEEFQADIIHVVNPAVLGLAGIFYSKMLNIPLVASYHTHLPKYLQHYGLQSLEGLLWELLKAGHNQATLNLCTSTAMIEELTAHGIKRLYLWQKGVDTELFHPQLASVSMRSHLSQNHPESPLLLYVGRLSAEKEIERMRAILEAIPAARLALVGDGPHRQALKEHFHGTNTYFVGYLTGRELASAFASADVFIFPSRTETLGLVLLEAMAAGCPVVAARSGGIPDIVTDGVNGYLFEPGEQLSMSDSGAIKAVMNLLQHQQKHHTMRENARLEAEKWGWAAATQQLQNYYHKAISVHN from the coding sequence ATGAGAATTGCGCTATTTACTGAAACTTTTTTGCCGAAGATTGATGGAATTGTCACTCGCCTATGTTACACGATTGAGCATTTGCAGCGTGATGGAAACCAAGTTTTAGTGATTGCGCCTAGTGGTGGGGTCGCTGAGTACAAGGGGGCCAGGGTTTATGGTGTGTCTGGTTTTCCCCTACCGCTATATCCAGAGTTAAAGATTGCTTTACCTAGACCCGCTATTGGTTCCGTGCTCGAAGAGTTTCAAGCGGATATTATTCATGTTGTTAATCCAGCGGTTTTGGGGTTAGCTGGTATATTTTATAGCAAAATGTTGAATATTCCCCTTGTGGCATCTTATCATACCCATTTACCTAAATATCTACAACACTATGGTTTGCAGTCACTAGAAGGGCTGCTGTGGGAGTTACTCAAAGCTGGTCACAATCAAGCAACTTTGAATCTTTGTACTTCCACTGCCATGATTGAAGAACTGACAGCACATGGGATTAAAAGGCTGTATTTGTGGCAAAAAGGGGTGGATACAGAATTATTTCACCCACAACTAGCTAGTGTATCCATGCGATCGCATTTATCGCAAAATCATCCAGAGAGTCCCTTGTTGCTATATGTAGGAAGGTTGTCAGCAGAAAAAGAAATTGAGCGGATGAGGGCTATTTTAGAAGCAATTCCCGCAGCGCGGTTAGCATTGGTAGGTGATGGCCCCCACCGCCAAGCACTCAAAGAACACTTTCATGGTACAAACACCTATTTTGTCGGTTATCTCACAGGACGTGAGTTAGCTTCGGCTTTTGCTAGTGCAGATGTGTTTATTTTTCCTTCTCGTACAGAGACGTTAGGATTAGTTTTATTAGAAGCGATGGCTGCAGGTTGTCCAGTTGTCGCCGCACGTTCAGGAGGAATTCCCGATATAGTCACAGATGGAGTGAATGGGTACTTGTTCGAGCCTGGAGAACAATTGAGTATGAGTGATAGTGGAGCGATCAAAGCAGTGATGAATCTTTTACAACATCAGCAAAAACACCATACCATGCGTGAGAACGCCCGTCTAGAAGCCGAAAAGTGGGGATGGGCAGCTGCTACCCAGCAGTTACAGAATTATTATCATAAAGCAATTTCTGTTCACAATTAG
- a CDS encoding HMA2 domain-containing protein, translating into MTNNYRYLAKIRHVKEKTSFQTPTKPIPIKIISDTPGRLRLRVAPCDRQSEKMQPIVDKLAAQPGVNQVTTNMQHGSILIDHDDSRENIIATLLDIGIIFGDIAEGNSEAAAGITNAVLDLNQRVQQTTMGSVDLRVLFPLGLSILAFRQLLVKGLQFEVIPWYVLGWYAFDSFMKLNRTSQLNK; encoded by the coding sequence GTGACAAATAATTATCGATATCTGGCGAAAATACGCCATGTTAAAGAGAAAACCAGCTTCCAAACGCCTACTAAACCTATACCTATAAAAATTATTAGTGATACTCCAGGGCGGTTACGGTTGCGAGTGGCGCCGTGCGATCGTCAATCTGAAAAAATGCAGCCTATCGTCGATAAGTTAGCGGCGCAACCAGGCGTTAATCAAGTTACCACGAATATGCAACATGGAAGTATTTTAATTGATCATGATGATAGTCGAGAAAATATTATTGCCACACTTCTAGATATAGGAATAATTTTCGGCGATATTGCCGAAGGAAATTCAGAAGCTGCAGCAGGTATTACCAATGCGGTGCTTGATTTAAACCAACGCGTTCAACAAACAACGATGGGATCTGTAGACTTGCGGGTGCTTTTTCCTCTGGGACTGAGCATCTTAGCTTTCAGACAATTACTTGTCAAAGGTCTGCAATTTGAGGTGATTCCTTGGTATGTGTTGGGGTGGTATGCTTTCGACAGTTTTATGAAATTGAACCGCACTAGTCAACTGAACAAATAA
- a CDS encoding NAD-dependent epimerase/dehydratase family protein: MKVLVIGGDGYCGWATALYLCNQGYKVGILDSLVRRHWDNQLGVETLTPIAPIQKRLQRWYDVTGRSIELFIGDITNYEFLEQALQRFEPNAIVHFGEQRSAPFSMIDREHAVLTQVNNIVGTLNLLYAMRQYFPDCHLVKLGTMGEYGTPNIDIEEGYINIEHNGRKDILPYPKQPGSMYHLSKVHDSHNIHFACRVWGLRATDLNQGIVYGVFTAETGLDELLINRLDYDGVFGTALNRFCIQAAIGHPLTVYGKGGQTRGFLDIRDTVRCVELAIAHPAEPGDFRVFNQFTEQFSVGDLAMMVKKAGNAMGMNVEINHLDNPRIEKEEHYFNAKNTKLLDLGLQPHYLSDSLLDSLLNFAVKYHQRIDSAQILPTVSWRRN; encoded by the coding sequence ATGAAAGTTCTGGTTATTGGTGGTGATGGTTACTGTGGTTGGGCAACTGCTCTTTACCTGTGCAATCAAGGTTACAAAGTTGGAATTCTGGACAGTTTAGTACGACGGCATTGGGATAATCAACTGGGTGTGGAAACTCTAACCCCGATCGCACCAATTCAAAAACGTCTCCAGCGTTGGTACGATGTCACTGGTCGATCTATTGAGCTATTTATCGGAGATATTACGAATTATGAATTTCTTGAGCAAGCTCTGCAACGATTTGAGCCAAATGCCATAGTACATTTTGGCGAACAGCGTTCGGCGCCATTTTCCATGATTGACCGTGAACATGCAGTTCTCACCCAAGTCAATAATATAGTCGGCACATTGAATTTGCTGTATGCAATGCGACAATATTTCCCAGATTGCCATCTGGTAAAATTGGGAACAATGGGTGAATATGGCACACCCAACATTGATATTGAAGAAGGTTACATCAATATTGAGCACAATGGTCGCAAGGATATCTTGCCTTATCCCAAGCAGCCTGGCTCGATGTATCACTTAAGTAAAGTTCATGACAGCCATAATATCCATTTTGCTTGTCGAGTTTGGGGATTGCGAGCGACGGATTTAAATCAAGGTATTGTTTACGGGGTATTCACCGCAGAAACTGGGCTGGATGAATTGTTGATCAACCGTCTTGATTATGATGGCGTGTTCGGTACAGCACTCAACCGTTTCTGTATTCAAGCAGCAATCGGCCATCCTCTAACTGTCTACGGTAAAGGTGGACAAACGCGGGGCTTTTTAGATATTCGGGATACAGTACGTTGTGTAGAATTAGCGATCGCTCATCCTGCTGAACCTGGAGACTTCCGTGTCTTTAATCAATTTACAGAACAATTCAGCGTCGGCGATTTAGCCATGATGGTGAAAAAAGCAGGGAATGCGATGGGAATGAATGTAGAAATCAACCATTTAGATAATCCCAGAATTGAAAAAGAAGAACATTACTTCAACGCCAAAAACACCAAATTGCTGGATTTAGGCTTACAACCCCATTATCTTTCTGACTCTTTACTCGATTCTTTGTTGAATTTCGCCGTTAAGTATCATCAACGCATTGACAGCGCGCAAATTCTGCCTACAGTCTCCTGGCGCAGAAATTAA
- a CDS encoding DUF5132 domain-containing protein yields MALKITDFVEDAGAPGIIAGIGAVLLAPVLVPVVTGIGKPIAKSLIKGSIVAYEKSKGAFAELGETWEDIIAEARAELAESKESAAFETTLTPGESAPEHGG; encoded by the coding sequence ATGGCACTTAAAATTACTGACTTTGTAGAAGATGCTGGCGCTCCTGGGATTATAGCCGGAATTGGAGCAGTTTTATTAGCACCTGTCTTAGTTCCCGTCGTTACCGGTATTGGTAAACCGATAGCTAAATCTCTCATCAAAGGCTCAATTGTCGCTTATGAGAAAAGCAAGGGTGCATTTGCAGAACTAGGCGAAACCTGGGAAGACATTATAGCTGAAGCGCGAGCCGAACTGGCTGAATCCAAAGAGTCAGCAGCATTTGAAACCACACTCACTCCTGGTGAAAGTGCGCCAGAACACGGGGGATAG
- a CDS encoding tetratricopeptide repeat protein, translating to MTHPDQVYPELCQAVFYEQVNSDISDGLQLISTQQYDLALKTYYQALKYTALLTHREQRESAIANLVRDENFTLVPLTQLPYQEQNQWIEWFLEVQQYVLSWGTDGSLAIAQTLRKLAKGLQILRRIDQGAIALQQATLAALQIPEPMNRADEFIQIATGWLQFHRQAAAEQALNQALSAVEQIQSDDPFAKWNYQSPIASLYIRVGLPQSALTIFKNNAQDNAQELYLNIIRQEVVRDALNRKQILFAQTVTAQITEAEYQAQALVEIAIYWANHHHMSRANRLFFQALQRVASAERADAIQSTLIQTYTKAGQINIALNAAQKLTQHEPKAVALGAIAVAYSQAKQTQQAQKVLVQLTDLIKSATAVSEVGYVASILHNAVNAQQYDLAIAILNLIPTNMDFLSQPSWYRQIVQAPLQARQINKALQLAKQIPNNVWPEERNGHLRDIAIAYGNAKQWYQATQVAAQIDNTISNPFQILTRTELAAIAPTPEEFTTQIQAAIRQTQKLEPIAQKALGLTAIAQAYLRFGDGEQTESFLKQAIATIQQVEDEYTRGDLIAQMTNYLIQQRQYSAALTMAQAHSVPYLRESSYNSIFYPALECYAFYVALQVVEHNSLPDTKASQLLAIAKTYLQLGRNEDAISLLDRAFSVAQQIADPETRMIQVSEYTQIDDESDRAHQYTRLVKLYVALGKPEQAQQVVEKAQASTLRDYLQAWISCYN from the coding sequence ATGACACACCCAGATCAAGTTTATCCTGAACTTTGCCAGGCTGTTTTTTACGAACAGGTTAATAGTGATATTAGTGATGGGTTGCAATTAATTAGCACCCAGCAATATGATTTGGCGCTAAAAACATATTATCAAGCGTTGAAATATACTGCACTCCTCACCCACAGGGAACAACGGGAATCGGCGATCGCTAATCTGGTGCGCGATGAAAATTTTACCCTTGTACCCTTGACTCAGCTTCCATACCAGGAACAAAATCAGTGGATTGAGTGGTTTTTAGAAGTGCAACAGTATGTGCTGAGTTGGGGTACAGATGGGAGTTTAGCGATCGCCCAAACTTTGAGAAAATTAGCCAAGGGTTTGCAAATTCTCAGACGAATTGATCAGGGCGCGATCGCTCTCCAACAAGCCACACTCGCAGCGCTTCAGATTCCCGAACCCATGAACCGCGCCGATGAATTTATCCAAATCGCCACCGGTTGGTTGCAATTCCACCGCCAAGCAGCAGCAGAACAAGCACTCAACCAAGCTCTGAGCGCCGTTGAACAAATTCAAAGTGATGATCCTTTTGCGAAATGGAACTATCAGTCACCCATCGCCTCACTCTATATTCGAGTTGGTTTACCGCAAAGCGCCTTGACAATTTTCAAAAATAATGCTCAAGATAATGCTCAAGAACTGTATTTAAATATAATTCGTCAAGAGGTCGTGCGTGACGCCCTCAACAGAAAACAAATATTATTTGCTCAAACAGTCACCGCCCAAATTACAGAGGCTGAATACCAAGCCCAAGCTTTAGTAGAAATAGCAATTTATTGGGCAAACCATCACCACATGAGCCGCGCTAATCGCTTGTTTTTTCAAGCCTTGCAGCGGGTAGCGTCAGCAGAGCGGGCTGACGCCATACAATCAACATTAATTCAAACTTACACCAAAGCGGGTCAAATTAATATCGCCCTCAACGCCGCGCAAAAACTCACCCAGCATGAACCGAAAGCCGTAGCTCTGGGTGCGATCGCCGTCGCTTACAGTCAAGCTAAACAAACCCAACAGGCGCAAAAAGTGTTGGTACAACTGACGGATTTAATTAAATCTGCAACCGCTGTGAGTGAGGTTGGTTACGTGGCGAGTATTTTGCACAATGCAGTGAATGCACAACAGTATGATTTAGCGATCGCCATTTTGAATCTGATTCCCACCAATATGGATTTTCTTTCGCAACCGAGTTGGTATCGCCAAATTGTTCAAGCCCCTCTACAGGCGCGCCAAATTAACAAAGCCTTGCAATTGGCAAAACAGATACCTAATAATGTTTGGCCAGAGGAACGCAATGGACACTTGCGAGACATAGCGATCGCCTACGGGAATGCTAAACAGTGGTATCAAGCCACGCAAGTTGCAGCACAAATTGACAACACTATTAGTAATCCGTTTCAAATATTAACACGGACAGAATTAGCGGCGATCGCACCCACTCCAGAGGAATTCACCACTCAAATTCAGGCGGCGATTAGACAAACACAAAAGCTAGAACCAATTGCCCAAAAAGCTTTAGGATTAACTGCGATCGCCCAAGCTTATCTGCGTTTCGGCGATGGAGAACAAACAGAATCTTTCCTCAAACAAGCGATCGCTACTATACAGCAGGTAGAAGATGAATACACACGCGGTGATTTGATTGCACAGATGACCAATTATCTCATCCAACAAAGACAGTATAGTGCTGCTTTAACGATGGCACAGGCTCATTCTGTTCCCTATTTGCGGGAATCAAGCTACAACTCTATCTTCTATCCCGCACTGGAATGTTACGCCTTTTATGTCGCCTTACAAGTAGTTGAACATAACTCCTTACCGGATACTAAAGCATCGCAACTACTAGCGATCGCCAAAACCTACCTACAACTGGGAAGAAATGAAGACGCGATATCGTTACTAGATCGTGCTTTTAGCGTAGCGCAGCAAATAGCCGACCCAGAAACCCGGATGATTCAGGTTAGCGAGTATACACAAATAGATGATGAAAGCGATCGCGCCCATCAATACACCCGTTTAGTTAAACTATATGTCGCCCTAGGAAAACCAGAACAAGCCCAACAAGTAGTAGAAAAAGCCCAAGCTTCAACATTACGAGACTACCTACAAGCTTGGATTAGCTGTTATAACTAA
- a CDS encoding AAA family ATPase, whose amino-acid sequence MKEELNILIQAQYPLIYLVTSEEERAEQAISTIAQLLKPQRRVFVWTVTHGIVEYGQPRNVTQHNTVSPEAAIEWIIRQREPGIFILKDLHPFIDAPATTRSLRDAIASFKGMQKNIILMSPVQQVPIELEKEVVVLDFTLPDMAELNKVLTHHIDQNRGRRLTTEAREKLLRAALGLTKDEAEKVYRKAQVTTGRLTEDEVDIVLSEKKQLIRRNGILEYIEEDETIDAVGGLEELKKWLKQRSNAFTERAREYGLPQPKGMLILGVPGCGKSLIAKTTSRLWGLPILRLDMGRVYDGSMVGRSEANLRNALKTAESISPTILFIDELDKSFAGSAGSGDSDGGTSSRIFGSFLTWMQEKKSPVFVMATANRVERLPGEFLRKGRFDEIFFVDLPTPEERQDIFNIHLTKRREDIARFDLEQLAKMSDGFSGAEIEQAIVAAMYEAFAQDREFTQLDIIAALKSTLPLSRTMQEQVTALRDWARQRARPAASSVAEYQRMEF is encoded by the coding sequence ATGAAAGAAGAGCTCAATATTTTAATTCAAGCTCAATACCCTTTAATCTACCTTGTGACCTCCGAGGAAGAGCGGGCCGAGCAAGCAATTTCCACCATCGCCCAATTGTTAAAACCCCAACGCCGAGTCTTTGTTTGGACGGTAACACACGGCATCGTGGAGTATGGTCAACCCCGGAATGTCACCCAACACAATACCGTTTCGCCGGAGGCGGCCATTGAGTGGATTATCCGGCAAAGAGAACCCGGTATATTTATACTTAAAGATTTACATCCATTTATTGATGCGCCTGCGACAACAAGATCGTTGCGCGATGCGATCGCCAGTTTCAAAGGAATGCAGAAAAACATCATATTGATGTCACCAGTGCAACAAGTGCCTATTGAACTGGAAAAAGAAGTCGTAGTGCTGGATTTTACATTGCCAGACATGGCTGAGTTAAACAAAGTTTTGACACACCATATAGATCAAAATCGTGGACGACGGCTGACCACCGAGGCCAGAGAAAAGCTTCTGCGAGCAGCTCTGGGTCTAACTAAAGATGAAGCGGAAAAAGTCTATCGTAAGGCGCAGGTGACGACAGGGCGGTTGACGGAAGATGAAGTAGACATAGTTTTATCTGAGAAAAAGCAACTGATTAGGCGCAATGGCATCCTAGAGTACATCGAAGAGGATGAAACTATTGATGCTGTTGGTGGCTTGGAAGAGTTGAAAAAATGGCTGAAGCAACGCTCCAACGCTTTTACAGAAAGAGCAAGGGAGTATGGCTTACCTCAACCTAAAGGGATGCTAATTTTAGGTGTTCCGGGGTGTGGTAAATCATTGATCGCCAAGACTACTTCCCGGTTGTGGGGGTTGCCAATTCTGCGCTTAGATATGGGGAGAGTCTACGACGGCTCAATGGTGGGTCGGAGTGAGGCAAATCTGCGTAACGCCCTAAAGACGGCAGAATCAATTTCACCAACAATTCTATTTATTGATGAGTTGGATAAGTCCTTTGCGGGTAGCGCTGGTTCTGGTGACTCAGACGGCGGGACTTCCAGTCGCATTTTTGGTTCTTTCCTGACCTGGATGCAAGAAAAGAAATCGCCTGTGTTTGTGATGGCGACAGCTAATAGAGTTGAGCGCTTACCAGGAGAGTTCTTGCGAAAAGGACGTTTTGATGAAATTTTCTTTGTGGATCTGCCCACCCCGGAAGAAAGGCAGGATATATTCAACATCCACCTCACAAAGCGGCGTGAAGATATTGCTAGATTTGACCTGGAACAACTAGCGAAGATGTCTGACGGCTTCTCTGGAGCAGAAATTGAACAAGCGATCGTCGCGGCCATGTACGAAGCTTTTGCCCAAGATCGGGAGTTCACCCAACTAGATATTATTGCTGCGCTAAAGTCAACTTTACCGCTGTCTCGAACGATGCAAGAACAGGTGACAGCTTTAAGAGACTGGGCCAGACAGCGCGCCCGACCCGCAGCATCCTCCGTTGCTGAGTATCAGCGAATGGAGTTTTAA